The Dama dama isolate Ldn47 chromosome 23, ASM3311817v1, whole genome shotgun sequence genome contains a region encoding:
- the LOC133044580 gene encoding ankyrin repeat domain-containing protein 26-like → MELRIKDLGSELSKRKSFEDSNKAELEKYKQHYLEKLKVRKSLEKKLDKTNERLEEISTKLEVEKQQNKSLLSTPSSTPVLEPSSVGNFNPTSGLNANLISRAIVGFSTSIPHRSNDSVETYLTKVNFEEFKDGFMAVLSSQAGLASSDEDSGPLESESQV, encoded by the exons ATGGAACTCAGAATTAAAGACTTGGGATCTGAACTCTCCAAGAGGAAATCTTTTGAAGATTCTAATAAAGCAGAGTTGGAAAAATATAAGCAACACTACCTAGAGAAACTAAAAGTTAgaaagtcattggaaaagaaacTAGACAA GACTAATGAGAGGCTGGAAGAGATCAGCACCAAACTTGAGGTGGAGAAACAGCAGAACAAATCTTTACTCAGCACTCCTAGCAGCACGCCAGTCCTGGAGCCCTCTTCTGTTGGAAATTTCAATCCTACTTCAGGACTCAATGCAAATCTCATTTCAAGAGCAATTGTAGGGTTTTCTACCTCAATTCCACACCGTTCAAATGACAGCGTGGAGACTTACTTGACCAAg GTTAACTTCGAGGAATTTAAGGACGGTTTCATGGCTGTGTTGTCATCACAGGCTGGTCTTGCCTCCTCAGATGAAGACAGTGGGCCTTTGGAGTCAG AGTCTCAAGTCTGA